The Flavobacteriales bacterium sequence AGATATTGCTCGTAAAGTTGATCGATGAATTGGGTGTGGGCAGCTCCTAAAAAGGAATATCGGTCCATGTGATGTGCACGTCGTCTAATGAGAATTCAAAAGTACGAAATCTAAAGTTTGACCTCGCTTTCCATAGAAACATAATTGGCCGGCGAGTGTTCGGTATCAGCTCAACCGTCGGCAATGCGCGAGTCCATGGACCCTTCGCTATCTTGGGCGTTCTTAAAGTGTTCGCGCAAGATCACTTTTTGAAGCTCACGGGTCAGAATCTTGTCTACGAGGTATTCCAGGAAATCGTCTTGCTCCCCTATGGCCTGTCGAAGCTCCGTTTCGTTGAGGTCGATTCGATAGAGCAGATTCATGAGTCGCTCTGGATTGTTGTTGACCAAGTCGCGAACGATCGGCCTAATTTGAGCGACCAATTCGCCATACGCACCCTCGACATCCCCGCTGAAGCGGATATCGAAATCGAAAATCTGGAAGTCTTTTTGAATCTGCTCGACTACGCGCCTCAGGTAGGTGATCTGTCGGCGGTACTTTTCGTATTCGAGCGGAAGGGTCATCAGTGTTCTCGTTGCATGAGCGACTCGGCGAGTTGCATGAGCGGGATTTTTTTCTCGGCCGAAACTCGCACGTCATCAAGATGTTGCAGCCCAATATCGTAAAACGAGTCCATTTTTGCACGTACCTGGGTCGGAATATTGAGCTCGTCGTAAATGCCCCGAACGGTTTTTACCTTTTCGAGGTCTTTTCCGTTCACGCCAATAAGAGCGTGCAGTTGATTTCTTTGCTCAGCGGTGGCTTGTTCTTCGGCCGTGAGCCACAAAAATGTTTTTTTATCGCTCAGGATATCGCCGCCCACTTGTTTCCCGACTTTTTCCTGGTCGCCGTAAACATCGAGCAGGTCATCTTGCAGCTGAAAGGCGATCCCGATGTTTCGCCCGAATTCGTATAAATGCCCCGCATCGCTTTGGTCGGCACCGGCAATAATCGCTCCCATTTCCAGCGCCGCTGCCAAAAAAACCGAGGTCTTGTACTCGATCATATGCAGGTACTCGTCGACGGTGACATCGGATCGCGATTCGAAGTTCATATCGAGCTGTTGGCCCTCGCATACTTCTACGGCAGTCGTATTGAACAACCGCGTGACGGACGCAAGCACATCGGGCCGCAGGCCCAGAAGAAAATCGTAGCATTTCACCAGCATGGCATCACCGCTGAGGATGGCGATATTCCGGTTCCATTTTTCGTGCACCGCCGGCTTTCCACGGCGTAGCGGCGCCTCGTCCATGATGTCGTCGTGAACCAGGGTGAAATTGTGAAACCATTCTACTGCCTTAGCGGCAGGAAGGGCGGCTTCGAGGTTGCCATCGAACAGTTCGGTACCTAGCAACACCATCACCGGTCTGAGGCGTTTACCACCCAGCGAAAGGATGTAGTTCATCGGCGCATAGAGCTCGTCGGGTCGTCCCTGTGCGGGTTCGGCGAGGAGCGCTTCGGTGAAGTATTTTTGAAGCTCAATGACGCGGGCGTGCATCAAAAGTCGCGATTTAGGAGGCGGATCAGGTATTGGCCATAGCCGCTCTTCATAAGGGGTTGTGCCACTTCTTCGAGTTTG is a genomic window containing:
- a CDS encoding polyprenyl synthetase family protein, with protein sequence MHARVIELQKYFTEALLAEPAQGRPDELYAPMNYILSLGGKRLRPVMVLLGTELFDGNLEAALPAAKAVEWFHNFTLVHDDIMDEAPLRRGKPAVHEKWNRNIAILSGDAMLVKCYDFLLGLRPDVLASVTRLFNTTAVEVCEGQQLDMNFESRSDVTVDEYLHMIEYKTSVFLAAALEMGAIIAGADQSDAGHLYEFGRNIGIAFQLQDDLLDVYGDQEKVGKQVGGDILSDKKTFLWLTAEEQATAEQRNQLHALIGVNGKDLEKVKTVRGIYDELNIPTQVRAKMDSFYDIGLQHLDDVRVSAEKKIPLMQLAESLMQREH